The following proteins come from a genomic window of Deltaproteobacteria bacterium:
- a CDS encoding RNA-binding protein produces the protein MSQKLYVGGLPYSVTDGQLEEIFTEHGTVESATVIADKFTGQSRGFGFVEMGSSDECQKAIDALNGTELQGRTLTVNEARPQERRSGGFGNAGGGGGGGGGNRRSGGGRPGRW, from the coding sequence ATGAGTCAGAAATTATATGTGGGCGGTTTGCCCTATTCCGTGACAGATGGCCAGCTCGAGGAGATCTTCACCGAGCACGGGACGGTGGAGTCCGCCACGGTCATCGCGGACAAGTTCACCGGCCAGTCGCGTGGCTTCGGCTTCGTGGAAATGGGCTCGAGCGACGAATGCCAGAAGGCCATCGACGCGCTCAATGGAACGGAGCTTCAGGGCCGTACGCTGACCGTGAACGAGGCACGTCCGCAGGAGCGCAGGTCCGGCGGCTTCGGCAACGCCGGGGGCGGGGGCGGCGGTGGCGGCGGCAACAGACGCTCGGGCGGAGGCAGGCCCGGCCGCTGGTAA
- a CDS encoding DEAD/DEAH box helicase — MSNSDSASFDTFGLSDPLLRDLARIGFTSPTPIQAKALPPALEGRDVLGCAQTGTGKTAAFVIPMVERLAGSPAGPPRGLILAPTRELAFQIQETIDDIGRSLRVYATTVVGGADMHAQIRGLGRHPEIIVATPGRLLDLMWDGHLDLRDVEVVVLDEADRMLDMGFADQLNQVIDALPPERQSFLYSATLPTDLRELVRMSLRDPFKAVVAKPATPADGVTHTLHDTTPGAKTSLLLSLLKDNDEAVLVFTRTKSRADLIAETLRRSGHRAAEIHGNLSLERRRGALEGFRRGRHRILVATDIAARGLDIDNIAHVINYDLPYTPEDYVHRIGRTARMAAVGRATSFATAADSKSVVAIEKILGQSIPRPSEGQPDKKRRSRTASPEAVEAKRARPAGKRRRPRKRSGQSGARPEPHAEAAALQAAPVTEQP, encoded by the coding sequence ATGTCAAACTCAGATTCCGCATCGTTCGACACATTCGGTCTGTCCGATCCACTGCTCAGAGACCTCGCCAGGATCGGTTTCACTTCCCCCACTCCCATACAGGCAAAGGCTCTGCCCCCGGCCCTTGAAGGCCGCGACGTCCTCGGCTGCGCACAGACCGGCACCGGCAAGACCGCGGCGTTCGTGATCCCCATGGTGGAGCGGCTCGCGGGCTCGCCGGCCGGACCGCCGCGCGGCTTGATCCTGGCGCCGACGCGTGAGCTGGCGTTCCAGATCCAGGAGACCATCGACGACATCGGACGCTCGCTGCGGGTCTACGCCACCACGGTAGTGGGCGGCGCCGACATGCACGCGCAGATCCGCGGCCTCGGACGTCACCCCGAGATCATCGTAGCCACGCCGGGCCGGCTGCTGGACCTCATGTGGGACGGCCACCTGGACCTGAGAGACGTGGAAGTGGTGGTTTTGGACGAGGCCGACCGCATGCTCGACATGGGCTTCGCCGATCAACTGAACCAGGTCATCGACGCGCTCCCGCCCGAGCGCCAGAGCTTCCTCTACTCCGCCACCCTGCCCACGGACCTGCGGGAGCTGGTGCGCATGTCGTTGCGGGACCCGTTCAAGGCGGTGGTCGCCAAGCCCGCCACCCCCGCGGACGGCGTCACCCACACGCTCCACGACACCACGCCGGGGGCCAAGACATCGCTCCTGCTGTCCCTCCTCAAGGACAACGACGAAGCCGTGCTGGTATTCACCCGCACCAAGAGCCGCGCCGACCTCATCGCCGAGACCCTGCGCCGCAGCGGCCATCGCGCCGCCGAGATCCACGGCAACCTGTCGCTCGAGCGCCGCCGCGGCGCCCTGGAAGGGTTCCGCCGGGGCCGCCACCGCATCCTCGTGGCCACCGACATCGCCGCCCGCGGCCTCGACATCGACAACATCGCCCACGTCATCAACTACGACCTCCCCTACACGCCGGAAGACTACGTGCACCGCATCGGCCGCACCGCGCGCATGGCCGCCGTCGGCCGGGCCACGAGCTTCGCCACCGCCGCCGACAGCAAGTCCGTGGTGGCCATCGAGAAGATCCTCGGCCAGTCCATCCCGAGGCCGTCGGAAGGACAGCCGGACAAGAAGCGCCGGAGCCGCACGGCAAGCCCGGAAGCCGTGGAGGCCAAGCGCGCACGTCCGGCCGGCAAACGCCGCCGGCCGCGCAAGCGCTCCGGCCAGTCGGGCGCACGCCCCGAGCCTCACGCGGAAGCCGCCGCCCTGCAGGCCGCGCCGGTCACGGAACAACCGTAA
- a CDS encoding (2Fe-2S)-binding protein: MEHPARTINVTVNGTARAAEVEPRLLLVHFLRENLGLTGTHVGCDTSQCGACTVHLNGAAVKSCTVLAVQADGAEVTTIEGLADGATLHPVQAAFQEEHGLQCGFCTPGMVMTAAHLLETQPDADDDAIKHALEGNLCRCTGYVNIVKAIRTAAQQPR, translated from the coding sequence ATGGAACACCCCGCAAGAACCATCAACGTTACCGTGAACGGCACGGCGCGCGCGGCCGAGGTGGAACCGCGGCTGCTGCTGGTGCACTTCCTGCGCGAAAACCTGGGGCTCACCGGCACCCACGTAGGCTGCGACACGAGCCAGTGCGGCGCGTGTACCGTCCACCTGAACGGCGCCGCGGTGAAGTCCTGCACGGTCCTGGCGGTCCAGGCCGACGGCGCCGAGGTCACCACCATCGAGGGCTTGGCCGACGGCGCCACCCTGCACCCTGTCCAGGCGGCCTTTCAGGAAGAACACGGCCTCCAGTGCGGCTTTTGCACGCCGGGCATGGTGATGACCGCCGCGCACCTGCTGGAGACCCAGCCGGACGCGGACGACGACGCCATCAAGCACGCCCTGGAAGGCAACCTGTGCCGCTGCACGGGCTACGTGAACATCGTCAAGGCCATCCGCACGGCGGCCCAGCAACCGAGGTAA
- a CDS encoding xanthine dehydrogenase family protein subunit M has product MHPASFGYEAPGSLAEAFGLLRQHGEDAKLLAGGHSLLPAMKLRLTQPEVLIDLSRIPGLSGIRQDGDTLVIGALTTHTEVSTSETVRNLLPGLADTASVIGDLQVRNRGTMGGSVAHADPGADLPVTLTALDASFVLTSAEGERTVAAEDFFEDFFTTALEPNEILTSIRIPLPAAPARTSYAKLPHPASGYVVVSAAAALTVDGSGACTGARVVLGGVDGIPHRATGTEAALEGQALTPEVIAAAAERAADGIDPHADSYADEEYKRHMAAVYARRAIEAAAARA; this is encoded by the coding sequence ATGCATCCAGCCAGCTTCGGATACGAGGCGCCGGGCTCCCTGGCGGAAGCCTTCGGCCTTCTGCGGCAACACGGGGAGGACGCCAAGCTCCTGGCCGGAGGGCACAGCCTGCTGCCGGCCATGAAGCTCCGCCTGACCCAGCCCGAGGTGCTCATCGACCTGAGCCGGATCCCCGGCCTGAGCGGCATCCGGCAAGACGGCGACACCCTGGTCATCGGCGCCCTGACCACCCACACCGAGGTGTCCACGTCGGAGACGGTGCGGAACCTCCTGCCGGGGCTGGCGGACACCGCTTCGGTCATCGGCGACCTGCAGGTGCGCAACCGCGGCACCATGGGCGGCAGCGTCGCCCACGCCGATCCCGGCGCCGATCTTCCGGTGACCCTCACGGCGCTGGACGCGTCGTTCGTGCTGACCTCGGCCGAGGGCGAGCGCACGGTGGCGGCGGAAGACTTCTTCGAGGACTTCTTCACCACCGCGCTGGAGCCCAACGAGATCCTCACGTCGATCCGGATCCCGCTGCCGGCCGCGCCCGCGCGGACGAGCTACGCCAAGCTGCCGCATCCGGCCTCGGGCTACGTGGTGGTGAGCGCGGCGGCGGCGCTGACGGTGGACGGTTCAGGCGCGTGCACCGGCGCGCGTGTGGTGCTGGGGGGCGTGGACGGAATCCCGCACCGGGCCACGGGCACCGAAGCCGCCCTGGAAGGACAAGCGCTCACGCCGGAAGTGATCGCCGCGGCGGCGGAGCGGGCCGCGGACGGCATCGATCCACACGCGGATTCCTACGCCGACGAAGAGTACAAACGCCACATGGCGGCGGTCTACGCGCGGCGCGCCATCGAAGCGGCGGCGGCGCGAGCATAG